A genomic window from Candidatus Paceibacterota bacterium includes:
- a CDS encoding nitroreductase family deazaflavin-dependent oxidoreductase, translating to MLLLHTTGRKTGQKRTHTLLYVRDGEDMIICASNNGQPHHPAWYWNLKANPRAQVQAGRQHYEVIAEIATGEQYQHLWQKLVAVRPQYTEYRTRTTREFPIVILKPISESR from the coding sequence CTATGTTGCTTCTGCACACCACCGGACGCAAGACCGGCCAGAAGCGCACGCACACGCTTCTCTACGTGCGCGATGGCGAGGACATGATCATCTGCGCCTCCAACAACGGCCAGCCTCACCATCCGGCGTGGTACTGGAACCTCAAGGCCAACCCGCGCGCGCAGGTCCAGGCGGGCCGGCAGCATTACGAGGTAATCGCCGAAATAGCCACAGGCGAGCAATATCAGCATCTCTGGCAAAAGCTGGTCGCCGTGCGTCCTCAATACACCGAATATCGCACGCGCACCACGCGGGAATTTCCAATCGTAATTTTAAAGCCAATAAGTGAGAGCAGGTAA